CCGGTAGAATTGTTGAATTCGCACCTATCCGTGCACCTCTCTTTATCACCGGTCCTTTCAACTCCACTCCATATCTCATATATTTATCGTTCAGTGTGACTACCGATGGTCCAAAGAATACGCCATCCCCCACTATCGTCTCCTTCGTTATATACACATTCGTCTGAATACTGACATCGTCTCCTATTCGACAGTTACCATCAATTACAGAGTTTGTTCCCACAAGGACATCATCGCCAATCACTGTCTTACTCCTTATCAGAACGTTATGACCCGTCCTAAAATTCCTGCCTATCTCCACATCCCCATATATAACCGTGCCACTCCTTATCAATGCATTATCCCCTATCTCAACTCTACCATCCCCCTCTGCACCCAGAGAGACCCAGTCATGGATATTACAACCCCTGCCTATCTTCACTTCACCCTTCATACTGGTTCACAACCTCCGCTACCCTCTTTATATCATCTCTATTTAAAGCAGGATGTACCGGGAGGGAGACCACCTCAGCACTGGCAGTCTCCGCCTCTGGGCAATATGTATCTGAGTGGAATACAGGCTGTCTCGGTAAGGGCACCGGATAGTATATTCCATATCCTATGCCATGGTCTTCAAGATGCTGCAAGAACCTATCCCTCGCTCTAACTCTTATTGTATATTGATGAAAGACATGCTTGACGCTGGGTGCGACGTAAGGTCCACTGAGATTCAATCGTTCATTGTAATATTGCGCATTGCTTATCCGTCGCGCATTGAATATCTCGAGCTTCTGTAACTGCACGAGACCAATAGCCGCGGCTATATCCGTCATTCGATAGTTATATCCCAGACATTCATGTATATACCTCTCCTTCTGACCATGATTCCTTATCATACGTGCCTTCTCCGCTATCTTCTCATCATTGGTGGTTATCATCCCACCCTCACCGGTGATGATATTCTTCGTGGAATAGAAACTGAAGACACCTATATCGCCAATTGAACCCACCATCCTGCCTCTGTACATGGCGCCATGTGCCTGTGCCGCATCCTCAATCACCAGAAGCTGATGCTCCTCTGCTATCTCCATGAGCTCCTTCATATCACACGGCTGTCCATACAGATGCACGGGTATTATCGCCTTCGTTCGCTCTGATATCTCACGCTCTACCTTCTCTGGATTGATATTATACGTTCTCGGGTCTATATCAACGAATACCGGCTTGGCTCCCTGCATGAGTGCGCATGAGGCGGTTGCGAAAAAAGAGAATGCGGTTGTTATCACCTCGTCACCGCTTTTTATACCCGCAGAGGCGAGTGCGGTATGGAGTGCAGCAGTACCCGAATTTGTCGCAATGGCATACTCAACGCCTAATAAAGATGCAAATCTATCCTCAAACTCTTCCACGAGTGCACCCTGTGCCAGCATACCGGATTCCAATACCGCTTTTACCGCTTCTATCTCCTCCTTGCCTATCTCTGGCTTTGAGATCGGTATCATCAAATCTAATTGTATGTAATTCAGTCAATCATATTTATTTAATTAATAATTCTATGGCTCTCTATACTTCCTCATTCGGTATTCCGCCTTATATGCATCATAGATTGTGTTATTCTTATAATCCACATCCAGATGAATAGCCCAATAGCCATAACGCCCTTTATCTAGCAGTATTTCTATCGTACGGGTATTATGCAGCCCGATTAAGCGATCCTCCATGGTATTATACAACCCCAAATAAGGGTCTATTATACGCCAGTTAGACAATTCCCGCCAGTCGCCTCCTGTATATATCATCCCATAAGCGTGTATGCCTGAAGAGCCCCATGCTATCGTCTTTGGTCCCAGCTCTTTATATGCTAACCGGCATAAGTCTCGTGCATAATGAACACAAATGGCTGAGTTGTTCTTTGGTGGTTCCAGACTCGTACACTGCCTTATCCATGCTAAAACTCGATTGGGATTCTGTGGATATACGGTCTCGCCGAGTATGAGCGCAGGTGCTATGCCACGTTCGATTGTATAATTGCTCAGGTTCCAGACAGGGATATTTACCGCTACCTGAAAACGGTAATTCAGTGGAACATGGTCGGCGAAATAGTAAAAGTCACGATAGTCACATCTCAAATCCGCATTCAGATCCCAGGGTACATAGCCCGCATATTGTTCGTTAAAATGCGACTTCAATATGTCCAGGTCATGCTGATTTATGTATCCATCATCGTTGAAGTCAAAATCGGTCAAGCCCGCTTCTGCTCCCACTCTTTCTCTTTGCTTTACCATAACCGCAGACGCAGAGGTTGAGCTCCACACCACCATGAAACACAACAGGATTGAGCTCAATCTGAAGATGAAGGTGATTAAATTCCTAACTTGCATCTCCATTATCTCCATTCTATCCATCATCACCAATCTAATCTCCAACCAATTCTCGCACCTTATCCTTTATATCGATGGCATGCATGATTGAGGTACCAACAAGCAGGGCATCGGCACCTGCATTAAACATCCTCGTGGCATCCTCGCTGCTCTCTATTCCACTCATTGCAATTAGAGGCACACTCTCGGGTATTTTTGGCTTGATCTCCGGTGCAATCGCTTCAAAAGTCTCGAGTTTCACTTCCAGTGTATCCAGATCACGATTATTTATGCCGATCAATATGGATTTGTTTTCAATCTCGCGCAGGTCCAGGAGTTTGTCCTTTGAGGTACTATCTATCTCCACAAGGCATTCCAGACCGAATGAAGATGCCTTCTTCACCAGCTCTATCACCCTTCTCTCGCTTAGAAATCGCACTATCAACAGGATTGCATCCGCTCCGTGAACATACGACTCCATTATCTGAAACTCATCGAATATGAAGTCCTTCCTCAATACAGGTATCGAAACAGCGAGTTTTACTGCTTTCAAGTCGGCTAAAGTACCGCTGAACGCTTCTTCGGTTAGTACCGAGACGGCACAGGCACCCCCTTCCTCTATTCCTCTCGCTGCCTCTGCGGCATCCGCTTCTATTATCTCACCATCCTTCAAGCCCTTCCTCTTCAATTCCCCTATTACCGGTCTCTTACCCCTTGCCTTCGCATCACCTATCGCGCTCTTTATGCTTCTTCGCTCTTCTAAACGCTTTATTAGCGCACGTTTCCTCATTAAAATCTCCTCTATCTCCTCTACCATCTTATTCTTATCGCACCTCAATTTTATCCTTTATATGTTCGTTGATACCGATGTTTTTTATGTGCGAAGGTCATTGAATAAAGAGAGAGTAGAGGTAAGATGAGAGATGTAGCGATAATAGGAATAGGACATACGAAATTTGGGCGAGCGGCGAAGAGTTCTCTGGAGCTATTCTCGGAAGCGGCATTGCAGGCGATGGACGATGCAGGTGTCACGGGCAAAGAAATTGAAGCTTTGTTCCAGGGTGCTGCGTTACCGGGTTTTGAAGAAGCTCAGGTAATGCCTGCTGCTTTCTCAGCCGCGGAGCTCAATCTGGGGCCAATACCGGCAACGCGGTATGAGGGCGCATGTGCATCAGCCTCGGTTGCAATACGGGATGCGGTGATGTGGGTGGCTTCAGGTGATTTTGACATGGTGCTTGCTGGGGGTGTGGAGAAGGCGTTATCCATGGGTACTGCATTTGCCACCAGAACATTTGCAATGAGCTGCCATTCGCCCACTGAAGGTCCGGTAGGGCTCACATTTCCGGGTGTATTTGCGATGGCTGCGAGGCGTTATGCTGTAGAATATGGTATTCCACTGGATGAATTGCGTGAGAAGATGGCGTATGTCTCGATGAAGAATCACAAGCACGGTGCATTGAATCCATTAGCTCAGTTTTATAAGAAGATGGGAGAACTCAAGGTAGAGGATGTGCTGAATGCAAGGATGGTAGCAGATCCACTCACTCTTCTCGACTGCTGCCCTTTCTCTGATGGTGCCGCGGCTCTTGTGCTATGCGCCGCAGAGGATGCGAGGCGATACAGCGATGCTCCGGTCTATGTCCTCGGTACAGGTCAGGCTTCTGGCAGTGCGCTATCAAAGATGGAAGACATAACAAAGCCTGTCTCCAGAGTACAATCAGCAAGGATGGCTTTTAAACATGCAAGGCTCGAGCCGAAGGATATAAACCTTCTGGAGATTCATGATTGCTTCACCATCGCCGAGTTGATCGCACTTGAGTGCATGGGCTTCTTTGGGTGGGGAGAAGCTGCAAACGCGACTGCGAATGGTGAAACAGATATAGGGGGAAAGATACCAACGAACATGTCCGGAGGGTTGATAGGCAAAGGCCATCCGATAGGAGCGACGGGTGCATCTCAGGTCTACTGGATAGTCAAGCAGATGCGTGGTGAGGCGGCAAAGGGTAATCAGGTTGACCCTGTTCCTGAATATGGTATGACTGATACACTGGGGGGTGACTTCGGTACCCTGTGTCACCTGATACTTGGTAGAGATAGGAGATGAATAGAAGATGGTAGGTGTAGGTAAGACTCAGGAGGAGATAGAGAAGGAGTTGGCAAAGCAATACATACCATTAAGCTATGCAGAGTATGAAGAAGCATTGAGTAATGGTAAATTGATGGGTTTAAAGTGCCTCTCATGTAATAAAATAACGTGCCATCCTATGCCAGTCTGCCAGTGGTGCAGTGGCAGAGATATGGAGCGTGTAGAATTGAGTGGCGAGGGGGAATTGTTAACCTTTACTGTCATCCGGGTGGCGCCGGAGAGTTTTGAAGCCCCTTATATACCATGCCTGGTGAAGACGAAGGAAGGACCTAACGTCATTGGCAGGCTTGAGCTGGAGCCTGAACAGGCTTCGCAAGCATTGATAGGAAAGAGAGTGAAGATGAGCGGTACGTATACCTATAAGGGAGATAAGTTCTCCGGTGGAGCACACGTCTGCCCGGTCTTCAAAATCGTTGAACCATGAACCATGAATGGGAAGAGAGTTTGTGTTATTGGAATTGGAGTGATGGGCAGTGGCATCGTTCAGGTATGCGCTCAGTCAGGCTATGAGACTTCTGTTGTGAGCAGAAATGCGGAATCTCTGGAAAGAGGGCTTGGAAAGATAAAAGATAGCCTTTCCAGGCTGGTAAAGAAGGGGCATCTGAAACGCGAGGATGCAGATGCAGTTATGAATTCGATACACAGCTCAACGAGCCTGGAGGATTGTGCAAAGGATGCAGATATAGTTATTGAAGCAGTGTATGAGGATATGGAAGTGAAACGCGGGATATTCACACAGCTTGACCAGATATGTCCTGCACATACGATTATTGGCAGTAATACCTCGACATTCCCTATCACCGCTCTTGGCGCCATGACGAAGAGACCTGACAAGGTGATTGGGATGCATTTTATGAACCCTGTACCAGTAATGCGAGGTGTGGAAGTAGTAAAATCTTTGATGACCTCAGAGGAGACGGTGGATAAGACTCTAACATTTCTGAACTCACTGGGTAAGGAGACGGTGATCGTTAATGATTCACCTGGCTTTGTCACCAGTCGAATGATGTGCCTCATATTGAACGAAGCGGTGAAGATGTACGAGAGTGGACTCGCATCTATCGAGGATATAGACAAGGTATTAAAGATGTCCTTTAACTGGCCACAGGGTCCTTTCCAGCTATTGGACCTGATTGGCATAGACATCGTGGTGGCGGTTCTGAATACGATTTATAATGAGACTGGCTGGGAGCGATTCAAGCCCGCGGTTCTCATGACGCAGATGGTAAATGCAGGATGGACAGGCAGGAAAGTGGGTAAAGGATTCTATGAGTATTAGTACCAGTACCAGTAATTAGTTATGGTCACACAGGTTAGTTAGCATTGATCTACGAGCTAAGAGCCAGGGTGGCAGAGTGGACAAATGCGGTGGCCTCGAGAGTCACTGTCCCTCTCGGGACGCTCAGGTTCGAATCCTGACCCTGGCGTAAAGGAAGAGGTGGGGTGATTTGAGTG
Above is a genomic segment from Methanophagales archaeon containing:
- a CDS encoding OB-fold domain-containing protein, which produces MVGVGKTQEEIEKELAKQYIPLSYAEYEEALSNGKLMGLKCLSCNKITCHPMPVCQWCSGRDMERVELSGEGELLTFTVIRVAPESFEAPYIPCLVKTKEGPNVIGRLELEPEQASQALIGKRVKMSGTYTYKGDKFSGGAHVCPVFKIVEP
- a CDS encoding indole-3-glycerol-phosphate synthase; this translates as MVEEIEEILMRKRALIKRLEERRSIKSAIGDAKARGKRPVIGELKRKGLKDGEIIEADAAEAARGIEEGGACAVSVLTEEAFSGTLADLKAVKLAVSIPVLRKDFIFDEFQIMESYVHGADAILLIVRFLSERRVIELVKKASSFGLECLVEIDSTSKDKLLDLREIENKSILIGINNRDLDTLEVKLETFEAIAPEIKPKIPESVPLIAMSGIESSEDATRMFNAGADALLVGTSIMHAIDIKDKVRELVGD
- a CDS encoding 3-hydroxyacyl-CoA dehydrogenase family protein, which translates into the protein MNGKRVCVIGIGVMGSGIVQVCAQSGYETSVVSRNAESLERGLGKIKDSLSRLVKKGHLKREDADAVMNSIHSSTSLEDCAKDADIVIEAVYEDMEVKRGIFTQLDQICPAHTIIGSNTSTFPITALGAMTKRPDKVIGMHFMNPVPVMRGVEVVKSLMTSEETVDKTLTFLNSLGKETVIVNDSPGFVTSRMMCLILNEAVKMYESGLASIEDIDKVLKMSFNWPQGPFQLLDLIGIDIVVAVLNTIYNETGWERFKPAVLMTQMVNAGWTGRKVGKGFYEY
- a CDS encoding DegT/DnrJ/EryC1/StrS family aminotransferase — encoded protein: MIPISKPEIGKEEIEAVKAVLESGMLAQGALVEEFEDRFASLLGVEYAIATNSGTAALHTALASAGIKSGDEVITTAFSFFATASCALMQGAKPVFVDIDPRTYNINPEKVEREISERTKAIIPVHLYGQPCDMKELMEIAEEHQLLVIEDAAQAHGAMYRGRMVGSIGDIGVFSFYSTKNIITGEGGMITTNDEKIAEKARMIRNHGQKERYIHECLGYNYRMTDIAAAIGLVQLQKLEIFNARRISNAQYYNERLNLSGPYVAPSVKHVFHQYTIRVRARDRFLQHLEDHGIGYGIYYPVPLPRQPVFHSDTYCPEAETASAEVVSLPVHPALNRDDIKRVAEVVNQYEG
- a CDS encoding N-acetyltransferase, whose translation is MKGEVKIGRGCNIHDWVSLGAEGDGRVEIGDNALIRSGTVIYGDVEIGRNFRTGHNVLIRSKTVIGDDVLVGTNSVIDGNCRIGDDVSIQTNVYITKETIVGDGVFFGPSVVTLNDKYMRYGVELKGPVIKRGARIGANSTILPGIVIGEDAVVGAGSVVTEDVAPGVVVAGNPARRLKDVSALDR